ACACGACATGAATCGCGCCGCATCACCTTTAGAAGGTTGCAGCGCTCGAAACAGAGGATTGCGGGAGACCGCAATCGTGATCCAAAACTCGTATCGCATTCAAACCCGGGCAGCGTTTAAGCCTTGTAGTCTCGCGCAATGGACGCACGAAACAGGGCTTGGCTTACCGCCTGCCCCTTGGGTGGTGCTCATCTAGCCAGTGGTAGGGTTCGCGTCAACCCCGAGGCCCGGGTTTTCTTAACGTTTGCGGCGTCAGGGCCCGGAATCGACGATTCAAAGCTCGCTTTGGCGCCGACCTGGCCACAGGATCTATCGCAGCAGGGCGAAATGTTCGCCGATCGCCTCCAAAAGGCGGCCGTATGCGATTCTAATCGAAAGAGAATCGCTCCCACAAGAGCCGTGCGGCCCGAAATTCACGGAAAACGAATCGCCGGGACCTCTCGCCACCGGGCGCTCCGATTCGCCGAGCGCGACAGATACCGTCGACTAAACAAAAAAAGGCCGGCGCTACGGCCGGCCCTTTTGTTGAACTGAAAATCTGCCTCAGTTGAGGTACGGGATCGCTGCAATCGTCGCGTACCCGAACGTCAACCCGAAAAACAGCAGGGTGCGTTTGACAAGGTGTCCGGCCATTTATCCTGTTCCGTTGAGTTCTGGTTCCCCTCGGCCCCGTTAACGGCGGGCGGCCGAAAAGGTTCATTCCCCAGAGACTGATCTTGTGAGCCTTGCGGCGGTTCTTCGCCGGCCGCGCTGCTCTAAAGGAATCGTCGGCCTGCACAAGCGATTTTCACGCGAGAAAATGTCGAGGAAGTAAATGGTCCACAGTTCGCTGGGGCCTGTGTTCGCCCGGCCACAGAGGTCGCGTCTCCGGCGCCCCGACGCGGCCGTATAACGCGAAAGCCCCGGCGCTCGGCCGGGGCTTTCAAACTCAACAGAGACCCTTCGAAGGGCTATTCGGCCGCGTCGACCGGGGCTCCCTCGCCGCCGCTCAGATCGACGAGAGCAGCCTTGGCGGAGATTTCCGCCCGCTTGCGCTCGTCCTCGGCGATGAGCTCGTCACGCCGCTGAGCGATCGCGCGCAGCCGCGCAATCGCGCCGCCAGTACCAGCCGGAATGAGGCGGCCGACGATGACGTTCTCCTTGAGGCCTTCGAGTGTATCGATCTTGCCGTTGACGGCAGCATCGGTGAGCACTCGAGTGGTCTCCTGGAAGGAGGCCGCGGAGATGAACGAGCGGGTCTGCAGGCTCGCCTTCGTGATACCCAGCAGCACCGGCACGCCTTCGGCGGTCCGCTTGCCCTCTTCGTGGAGACGCGCATTGATCGCATCGAGCTCGATACGGTCGACCTGCTCGCCCGAGATGAGGTCGCTGTCGCCCTGCTCGGTGATCTCGACCTTCTGCAGCATCTGGCGAACGATCACCTCGATGTGCTTGTCGTTGATCAACACGCCCTGCAGTCGGTAGACCTCCTGGATCTCGTTGACGAGGTAAGCCGCAAGCTCTTCCACGCCCTTGATCGCCAGGATGTCGTGCGGGGCCGGCAGACCATCGAGAATGAAGTCGCCCTTCTCGATGACGTCGCCTTCCTGCAGATGGAACGGCCGTCCCTTCGGGATCAGATATTCCACCGGCTCGCCTTCGCCATCGACAGGCTCGATCACGATACGCCGCTTGTTCTTATAATCGCGGCCGAAGCGGACCATACCTGCCTGCTCGGCAATAATGGCGTGATCCTTCGGACGCCGCGCTTCGAAGAGCTCCGCCACCCGCGGCAGACCGCCGGTGATGTCGCGCGTCTTGGCGCTTTCAAGCGGAATACGTGCCAGCACATCGCCCGGTGCCACCTCGTCTCCCGGCTCCACCGAGAGAATGGCATCGACCGAGAGCTGGTAGCGGGCGTCGCCGCCGCGCTCGAGCTTCGCCGGCTCGCCGTTCGCATCGAAGACGACGAGAGCAGGCTTCAGGTTCGCCCCACGCGGGCTCGCCCGCCAGTCGATGACGACGCGCTTGGTGATGCCGGTCGATTCGTCGGCTGTCTCCGTCACGGAGGCGCCTTCGACCATATCCTCAAACGACACCTTGCCGCCGACTTCCGTCACGATCGGCCGGGTATACGGATCCCATTCGGCAATCCGCTGCCCCCGCTTGATCGTGTCGCCCTCGTCCACGAACAGCTTGGCGCCGTACGGGACGCGGTGGCTCGACCGCTCCTTGCCCTTCTCATCGAGAATGGCGACCTGCATGTTGCGGCCCATGGCGATGAGCCGACCTTCGGAATTGCGCACCACGGAACGGTTGCGGATTTCGACCGTGCCCTCGAACGTCGATTCCAGGAACGACTGATCGACCACCTGCGCCGTACCACCGATGTGGAAGGTCCGCATGGTGAGCTGCGTTCCCGGCTCGCCGATCGACTGCGCCGCGATGACGCCGACGGCCTCGCCCATATTGACCGGCGTACCGCGAGCCAGATCGCGACCGTAGCACTTGCCGCAGACGCCGTATTTGGTCTCGCAGGTGAGAACCGAACGAATGAGCACGGACTGCACGCCGGCCGCCTCGATCGCTTCCACATGCCGCTCTTCGATGAGCTCGCCCTTCGGCACGATGATCTCGCCCGTGGCCGAGTCCGTCACGTCTTCGGCTGCCGTGCGCCCAAGGACGCGCTGGCCGATCGTCGCGACAACCTGGCCCGCATCGACAATCGCCTGCATGGTGAGGCCATTCTCCGAGCCGCAATCGGTCTCGGTGATGATGCAGTCCTGGGCCACGTCGACGAGACGGCGCGTGAGATAACCCGAGTTCGCCGTCTTCAAAGCGGTGTCGGCCAGCCCCTTTCGGGCACCGTGCGTGGAGTTGAAGTACTCCAGAACCGACAGGCCTTCTTTGAAGTTGGAGATGATCGGGCTCTCGATGATCTCGCCGGACGGCTTGGCCATCAGGCCACGCATGCCCGCCAGCTGCTTCATCTGAGCAGGAGAGCCACGCGCACCGGAATGCGACATCATGTAGATGGAGTTGACCTGCTTCTGGCGCCCGGTCTCGTCGTCGAATTCGACCGCCTGGATCTTCTTCATCATCTCGTCGGCGACCTTGTCGGTGCACTTCGCCCAGGCGTCGACGACCTTGTTGTACTTCTCGCCCTGAGTGATCAGGCCATCATTGTACTGCTGCTCATATTCGGCCGCGAGCTGACGCGTCTCTTCGACGAGCGCCGTCTTCGCCTCCGGAATGACCATATCGTCCTTGCCGAACGAAATGCCGGCGCGGGCCGCCTGACGGAAGCCGAGCTGCATGATCCGGTCGCAGAAGATCACGGTCTCTTTCTGGCCCGTATGCCGGTAGACCGTATCGATCGTCCGGCTGATCTCCTTCTTCGTCATCAGCTTGTTGCAGATGTCGAACGGGATCGCGGGATGCTTCGGAAGAAGCTCGCCGATCAACATACGCCCAGGCGTTGTCTCGTAGATCTTCGAGTTAGGCTCGCCATCGGGGCCGATACCCTTGTAGCGACCCTTGATCTTCGTGTGCAGCGTCACCGCACCGACCTCGAGCGCATGATGCAGCTCGTTGATCGAGCCGAACAGCATCCCCTCGCCCGGCTCGTTGTCCTGCATCACCGAGAGATAATAGAGACCGAGAACGATATCCTGCGACGGCACAATGATCGGCTGACCATTCGCCGGGTGCAGAATGTTGTTGGTCGACATCATCAGAACGCGGGCTTCGAGCTGTGCTTCCAGCGACAGCGGCACGTGGACCGCCATCTGGTCGCCGTCGAAGTCGGCATTGAAGGCTGCGCAGACGAGCGGATGCAGCTGGATCGCCTTGCCTTCCACCAGCACCGGCTCGAAAGCCTGAATGCCGAGGCGGTGCAAGGTCGGCGCCCGGTTGAGCATAACCGGATGCTCGCGGATGACCTCGTCGAGGATATCCCAGACCTCCGGCTTCTCCTTCTCCACCAGCTTCTTCGCCTGCTTCACCGTGGCCGAATAGCCCTTGGCGTCGAGGCGCGAATAGATGAACGGCTTGAACAGCTCGAGCGCCATCTTCTTCGGCAGGCCGCATTGATGCAGCTTCATCTCCGGACCGACCACGATGACCGAACGGCCGGAATAGTCGACGCGCTTGCCGAGAAGGTTCTGCCGGAAACGGCCCTGTTTGCCCTTCAGCATGTCGGAGAGCGACTTCAGCGGGCGCTTGTTGGTGCCCGTGATGACGCGGCCGCGACGGCCGTTGTCGAACAGCGCATCGACGGATTCCTGCAGCATCCGCTTTTCGTTGCGGATGATGATGTCCGGCGCACGCAGCTCGATGAGGCGCTTCAGGCGGTTGTTGCGGTTGATGACGCGGCGATAGAGATCGTTGAGATCCGACGTCGCGAAACGACCGCCATCGAGCGGTACGAGCGGACGCAGATCCGGCGGAATGACCGGAACGACCGTCATCACCATCCATTCCGGACGGTTGCCGGAGGCCGTGAAGGCCTCAATGACCTTGAGGCGCTTGGCAAGCTTCTTCGGCTTCAGCTCCGTCGTTGCTTCGGCGATCTCCTGGCGCAGGCGCACGGCCTCCGTCTCGAGATCGATCGCCATCAACAGCTCGCGCACGGCTTCCGCACCGATCATGGCGGTGAAGCTGTCGGCGCCGTACTGATCCTGCGCCTCGAGATACTCGTCTTCGGAGAGCAGCTGCTTCTCCTGGAGCGGCGTGATGCCCGGCTCCACGACGATGTAGTTCTCGAAATAAAGGACGCGCTCGATGTCCTTCAGCGTCATGTCGAGCATGAGAGCGATGCGCGACGGCAGCGACTTCAAGAACCAGATATGCGCAACCGGAGCGGCGAGCTCGATATGGCCCATGCGCTCGCGCCGAACGCGCGCAAGGGTGACTTCCACACCGCACTTTTCGCAGATGATGCCCTTATACTTCATCCGCTTGTACTTGCCGCACAGGCACTCATAGTCCTTGATCGGGCCAAAGATGCGCGCGCAGAACAGACCGTCGCGTTCAGGCTTGAACGTCCGGTAGTTGATGGTTTCCGGCTTTTTGATCTCGCCGTAAGACCAAGACAGAATCTTCTCAGGGCTCGCGAGAGAAATTCGAATCTGATCGAACGTCTGCTGCTGCGCCTGCGGGCTGAAGATGTTCATGACCTCTTGGTTCATAGGGTCATTCTCCTTGCCAATGTTCCTCGCGCCGCACCAAGCGACGCCGCGCCGCCGGGGGAAGCGGCTGGGTTAGTCTGGTCGAGGCAATGGGATGCCGCACTATTCTGCGGCATCCTTGTCGTAACTCTGTGGCAGAGAACGCATCTTCTCGGAATCTTCCAGATCGACGCTGAGGCCGAGCGAACGCATCTCTTTGACGAGAACGTTGAAGCTCTCCGGGATACCCGCTTCGAAGGTATCGTCGCCTCTGACGATCGCTTCGTAGACCTTGGTACGGCCCGCGACGTCGTCCGATTTCACCGTCAGCATCTCTTGCAAGGTATAGGCCGCGCCGTAAGCTTCCAGGGCCCAGACCTCCATTTCGCCGAAACGCTGTCCGCCGAACTGCGCCTTACCGCCCAGCGGCTGCTGGGTGACGAGCGAGTACGGACCGATGGACCGCGCATGGATCTTGTCGTCGACGAGATGGTGCAGCTTCAGCATGTAGATGTAGCCGACGGTGACGTTACGATCGAACGGTTCGCCGGTTTTGCCGTCGAAGAGCTGAGCCTGGCCCGAGCGGTTGAGACCCGCCTTTTCCAGAAGCTCGTCGATATCGGCCTCTTTGGCACCGTCGAAGACCGGGGTCGCAATCGGCACACCGGAGGTGAGCTGATGACCGAGACGCACGACCGATTCATCGTCGAACGACGAGATCTTCTCGTTCTTGTCGTTGTCGTCGTAGATGCCCGACAGATGTGAGCGCAAAGGCTGCACGTCGCCGCTCTTGCGGTAGGCTTCCACGAGCTCGCCGATCTGCTTGCCGAGATTGGCGCAAGCCCAGCCGAGATGCGTTTCGAGAATCTGTCCGACATTCATGCGGCTCGGCACGCCGAGCGGATTGAGCACGATATCGGCATGCGTCCCGTCTGCCAGGAACGGCATGTCCTCGACCGGCACGATCTTCGACACGACACCCTTGTTGCCATGCCGGCCGGCCATCTTGTCGCCAGGCTGGATCTTGCGCTTCACAGCGACGAAGACCTTGACCATCTTCATGACGCCAGGAGGCAGCTCGTCGCCGCGCTGCAGCTTCTCGACCTTGTCGATGAAGCGATTTTCCAGACGCTTGCGGCTCTCGTCGTACTGCTGCTTCAGGCCCTCGATGTCCGACATCTTCTTGTCGTCGCCGACGGCAAACAGCCACCACTGCGAGCGGGGATATTCTGCCATCACCTCGTCGGTGATTTCAGTGCCCTTCTTGAAGCCCTTCGGTCCGGCGGCACCCGCCTCGCCGCGCAACATGTCGGCCAGACGGCCGTAGATGTTGCGGTCGAGGATCGACTGCTCGTCGTCGCGGTCCTTGGCGAGACGCTCGATCTCTTCGCGCTCGATAGCCATCGCACGCTCGTCCTTCTCCACGCCGT
This genomic window from Afifella aestuarii contains:
- the rpoC gene encoding DNA-directed RNA polymerase subunit beta'; translated protein: MNQEVMNIFSPQAQQQTFDQIRISLASPEKILSWSYGEIKKPETINYRTFKPERDGLFCARIFGPIKDYECLCGKYKRMKYKGIICEKCGVEVTLARVRRERMGHIELAAPVAHIWFLKSLPSRIALMLDMTLKDIERVLYFENYIVVEPGITPLQEKQLLSEDEYLEAQDQYGADSFTAMIGAEAVRELLMAIDLETEAVRLRQEIAEATTELKPKKLAKRLKVIEAFTASGNRPEWMVMTVVPVIPPDLRPLVPLDGGRFATSDLNDLYRRVINRNNRLKRLIELRAPDIIIRNEKRMLQESVDALFDNGRRGRVITGTNKRPLKSLSDMLKGKQGRFRQNLLGKRVDYSGRSVIVVGPEMKLHQCGLPKKMALELFKPFIYSRLDAKGYSATVKQAKKLVEKEKPEVWDILDEVIREHPVMLNRAPTLHRLGIQAFEPVLVEGKAIQLHPLVCAAFNADFDGDQMAVHVPLSLEAQLEARVLMMSTNNILHPANGQPIIVPSQDIVLGLYYLSVMQDNEPGEGMLFGSINELHHALEVGAVTLHTKIKGRYKGIGPDGEPNSKIYETTPGRMLIGELLPKHPAIPFDICNKLMTKKEISRTIDTVYRHTGQKETVIFCDRIMQLGFRQAARAGISFGKDDMVIPEAKTALVEETRQLAAEYEQQYNDGLITQGEKYNKVVDAWAKCTDKVADEMMKKIQAVEFDDETGRQKQVNSIYMMSHSGARGSPAQMKQLAGMRGLMAKPSGEIIESPIISNFKEGLSVLEYFNSTHGARKGLADTALKTANSGYLTRRLVDVAQDCIITETDCGSENGLTMQAIVDAGQVVATIGQRVLGRTAAEDVTDSATGEIIVPKGELIEERHVEAIEAAGVQSVLIRSVLTCETKYGVCGKCYGRDLARGTPVNMGEAVGVIAAQSIGEPGTQLTMRTFHIGGTAQVVDQSFLESTFEGTVEIRNRSVVRNSEGRLIAMGRNMQVAILDEKGKERSSHRVPYGAKLFVDEGDTIKRGQRIAEWDPYTRPIVTEVGGKVSFEDMVEGASVTETADESTGITKRVVIDWRASPRGANLKPALVVFDANGEPAKLERGGDARYQLSVDAILSVEPGDEVAPGDVLARIPLESAKTRDITGGLPRVAELFEARRPKDHAIIAEQAGMVRFGRDYKNKRRIVIEPVDGEGEPVEYLIPKGRPFHLQEGDVIEKGDFILDGLPAPHDILAIKGVEELAAYLVNEIQEVYRLQGVLINDKHIEVIVRQMLQKVEITEQGDSDLISGEQVDRIELDAINARLHEEGKRTAEGVPVLLGITKASLQTRSFISAASFQETTRVLTDAAVNGKIDTLEGLKENVIVGRLIPAGTGGAIARLRAIAQRRDELIAEDERKRAEISAKAALVDLSGGEGAPVDAAE